The following are encoded together in the Gasterosteus aculeatus chromosome 7, fGasAcu3.hap1.1, whole genome shotgun sequence genome:
- the ccdc149a gene encoding coiled-coil domain-containing protein 149-A isoform X1, translating to MQPSKRSEGDWQGLVSEFLVCKRKLESKKEALLILSKELDSCQQERDQYELMANQLRERHQGLKKKYRELIDGDPSLPPEKRNQVNLAQLLRDARERAKQLAEEVKELTQRLTEAQGDNKLLRMTITRQRLGDEEVGARHFPAHEREELVRQLERAGLQMEEMEHNLKAVTDELQDVKSERSVFREKAHRLNVELNHVLGNREARIIDVDALCMENRYLHERFSQLQEEVNLLKSNIMKYKTALERRKNSTAYGKSNSNSLTGVLSAKQVQELLLEERGCSLPATPQSISDLKSLATALLETIHEKNLVIQHQRHTNRILGNRVADLERKLKTLEVSGLWSLPGLTYRVSVGIGRNRDNVTPSEDLQLELHPTRSTSQPYVQPHKVVSGDRSSHESPRGNHSAGSDLGTDGVSGEDAPALLGSLGPLLGAETNGIDKRGGGIVTLAEVGATFEPEEGRSPVEEAGHELEGFEDEELGSAVEEGEEAALALGVTSAEAELPRLPREQASSGDSEVGRQPRKSQDGGSNPTPERADASLSVPQSRPTDVRSTGGWDIVESDTCRGDNLGMV from the exons ATGCAGCCTTCCAAGAGGAGCGAGGGCGACTGGCAGGGGCTCGTCAGCGAG TTCCTGGTGTGTAAGCGCAAGCTGGAGAGTAAGAAGGAGGCCCTGCTCATTCTGTCCAAGGAGCTGGATTCCTGTCAGCAGGAACGAGACCAGTACGAGCTGATGGCCAACCAGCTGAGGGAGCGCCACCAGGGACTCAAGAAAAAGTACCGGGAACTCATT GATGGTGACCCGTCTTTGCCACCAGAAAAGCGAAATCAA gTGAACCTGGCTCAGCTGTTGAGAGACGCGAGGGAGCGAGCCAAGCAGCTggcggaggaggtgaaggagctgACCCAGAGGCTTACGGAGGCCCAGGGAGACAACAAG CTCCTGAGGATGACCATTACGCGACAGAGGCTGGGGGACGAGGAGGTGGGGGCACGCCATTTCCCCGCCCATGAACGGGAGGAACTGGTTCGCCAGCTTGAGCGAGCGGGGCTACAG atggaggagatggagcacAACCTGAAGGCCGTGACGGACGAGCTCCAGGACGTGAAGTCGGAGCGCAGTGTGTTCAGGGAGAAAGCCCACCGACTCAACGTGGAGCTCAACCACGTGTTGGGTAACCGCGAGGCGCGCATCATCGACGTGGACGCCCTCTGCATGGAGAACAG GTATTTGCACGAGCGTTTCAGCCAACTACAAGAGGAGGTGAACTTGCTGAAATCCAACATCATGAAGTACAAG ACTGCTCTTGAGAGGAGGAAAAACTCCACCGCATATGGGAAGTCAAACAGCAATTCCCTCACTGGCGTCCTCTCCGCCAAGCAAG TCCAGGAGTTGCTCCTGGAGGAGCGGGGCTGCAGTCTGCCGGCCACGCCTCAGTCCATATCGGACCTCAAGTCGCTGGCCACGGCTCTGCTGGAGACCATCCATGAGAAGAACCTGGTCATCCAGCACCAGAGGCACACCAACAG GATCCTTGGAAACAGAGTAGCAGATTTGGAAAGGAAGCTGAAGACGTTGGAGGTTTCTGGACTGTGGAGTCTTCCAG GCTTGACCTACCGCGTATCTGTGGGAATTGGGA GGAATCGAGACAATGTCACACCGAGTGAAGATCTTCAGCTGGAGCTTCATCCAACACGCTCCACGTCTCAGCCATACGTGCAGCCACACAAGG TTGTTTCAGGCGACAGAAGTTCACATGAATCACCGCGGGGAAACCACTCCGCTGGCAGCGACCTTGGCACAGATGGCGTCAGCGGGGAAGACGCACCTGCACTGCTCGGTAGCCTGGGGCCTCTGCTGGGGGCGGAGACGAATGGGATTGACAAGAGAGGGGGAGGCATCGTGACCCTGGCGGAAGTCGGAGCCACCTTCGAGCCGGAGGAGGGGCGGAGTCcagtggaggaggcggggcatGAGCTGGAGGGGTTTGAGGATGAAGAACTGGGCTCcgcggtggaggagggagaagaggcagCTCTGGCACTGGGTGTCACGTCCGCCGAAGCAGAACTTCCCAGGCTTCCAAGAGAGCAAGCCTCTTCGGGCGATTCAGAGGTGGGCCGTCAGCCCCGCAAATCCCAGGACGGTGGGTCGAATCCCACGCCTGAACGCGCCGATGCCTCGCTATCCGTTCCACAGAGCAGGCCCACTGACGTGAGGAGTACAGGAGGGTGGGACATCGTAGAGAGTGACACGTGTCGTGGGGACAACCTTGGCATGGTCTGA
- the ccdc149a gene encoding coiled-coil domain-containing protein 149-A isoform X2: MQPSKRSEGDWQGLVSEFLVCKRKLESKKEALLILSKELDSCQQERDQYELMANQLRERHQGLKKKYRELIDGDPSLPPEKRNQVNLAQLLRDARERAKQLAEEVKELTQRLTEAQGDNKLLRMTITRQRLGDEEVGARHFPAHEREELVRQLERAGLQMEEMEHNLKAVTDELQDVKSERSVFREKAHRLNVELNHVLGNREARIIDVDALCMENRYLHERFSQLQEEVNLLKSNIMKYKTALERRKNSTAYGKSNSNSLTGVLSAKQVQELLLEERGCSLPATPQSISDLKSLATALLETIHEKNLVIQHQRHTNRILGNRVADLERKLKTLEVSGLWSLPGNRDNVTPSEDLQLELHPTRSTSQPYVQPHKVVSGDRSSHESPRGNHSAGSDLGTDGVSGEDAPALLGSLGPLLGAETNGIDKRGGGIVTLAEVGATFEPEEGRSPVEEAGHELEGFEDEELGSAVEEGEEAALALGVTSAEAELPRLPREQASSGDSEVGRQPRKSQDGGSNPTPERADASLSVPQSRPTDVRSTGGWDIVESDTCRGDNLGMV; this comes from the exons ATGCAGCCTTCCAAGAGGAGCGAGGGCGACTGGCAGGGGCTCGTCAGCGAG TTCCTGGTGTGTAAGCGCAAGCTGGAGAGTAAGAAGGAGGCCCTGCTCATTCTGTCCAAGGAGCTGGATTCCTGTCAGCAGGAACGAGACCAGTACGAGCTGATGGCCAACCAGCTGAGGGAGCGCCACCAGGGACTCAAGAAAAAGTACCGGGAACTCATT GATGGTGACCCGTCTTTGCCACCAGAAAAGCGAAATCAA gTGAACCTGGCTCAGCTGTTGAGAGACGCGAGGGAGCGAGCCAAGCAGCTggcggaggaggtgaaggagctgACCCAGAGGCTTACGGAGGCCCAGGGAGACAACAAG CTCCTGAGGATGACCATTACGCGACAGAGGCTGGGGGACGAGGAGGTGGGGGCACGCCATTTCCCCGCCCATGAACGGGAGGAACTGGTTCGCCAGCTTGAGCGAGCGGGGCTACAG atggaggagatggagcacAACCTGAAGGCCGTGACGGACGAGCTCCAGGACGTGAAGTCGGAGCGCAGTGTGTTCAGGGAGAAAGCCCACCGACTCAACGTGGAGCTCAACCACGTGTTGGGTAACCGCGAGGCGCGCATCATCGACGTGGACGCCCTCTGCATGGAGAACAG GTATTTGCACGAGCGTTTCAGCCAACTACAAGAGGAGGTGAACTTGCTGAAATCCAACATCATGAAGTACAAG ACTGCTCTTGAGAGGAGGAAAAACTCCACCGCATATGGGAAGTCAAACAGCAATTCCCTCACTGGCGTCCTCTCCGCCAAGCAAG TCCAGGAGTTGCTCCTGGAGGAGCGGGGCTGCAGTCTGCCGGCCACGCCTCAGTCCATATCGGACCTCAAGTCGCTGGCCACGGCTCTGCTGGAGACCATCCATGAGAAGAACCTGGTCATCCAGCACCAGAGGCACACCAACAG GATCCTTGGAAACAGAGTAGCAGATTTGGAAAGGAAGCTGAAGACGTTGGAGGTTTCTGGACTGTGGAGTCTTCCAG GGAATCGAGACAATGTCACACCGAGTGAAGATCTTCAGCTGGAGCTTCATCCAACACGCTCCACGTCTCAGCCATACGTGCAGCCACACAAGG TTGTTTCAGGCGACAGAAGTTCACATGAATCACCGCGGGGAAACCACTCCGCTGGCAGCGACCTTGGCACAGATGGCGTCAGCGGGGAAGACGCACCTGCACTGCTCGGTAGCCTGGGGCCTCTGCTGGGGGCGGAGACGAATGGGATTGACAAGAGAGGGGGAGGCATCGTGACCCTGGCGGAAGTCGGAGCCACCTTCGAGCCGGAGGAGGGGCGGAGTCcagtggaggaggcggggcatGAGCTGGAGGGGTTTGAGGATGAAGAACTGGGCTCcgcggtggaggagggagaagaggcagCTCTGGCACTGGGTGTCACGTCCGCCGAAGCAGAACTTCCCAGGCTTCCAAGAGAGCAAGCCTCTTCGGGCGATTCAGAGGTGGGCCGTCAGCCCCGCAAATCCCAGGACGGTGGGTCGAATCCCACGCCTGAACGCGCCGATGCCTCGCTATCCGTTCCACAGAGCAGGCCCACTGACGTGAGGAGTACAGGAGGGTGGGACATCGTAGAGAGTGACACGTGTCGTGGGGACAACCTTGGCATGGTCTGA